A genome region from SAR324 cluster bacterium includes the following:
- the ftsA gene encoding cell division protein FtsA encodes MPSRKNNNNIVVGLDIGTTKICAIAAELDSKDILNVIGVGTAKSEGLRKGVVVNIEKTVQAIKKAVEECELMCGQQITSVYAGIAGHHIKGRNSHGMVTVHHNRTITEEDIRRVIDAAQILIPNDREVLHILPQEFIVDDQDGVQNPLNMSGTRLEVNVHIVTGSVTSAQNIIKCCNQAGLDVEDIVLEPLASSQAVLSSDEQEVGVVLVDIGGGTTDITIYSEGSIVHTAVLALGGNHLTHDIAIGLKTPLAEAEELKHKYGVAMTSMVTPEELIEVPGVGGRKNRTIPKIVLAEIIEDRFREIFEFIAQEIEKSQYRSVMASGVVITGGTCIMTGADELASDVLNLPVRVGFPEHIGKLQELIYSPKYATSVGLVRYGLNSQSKLRFSGDESNLFHKVSRRMKDWLHEFF; translated from the coding sequence ATGCCATCACGTAAAAATAATAATAATATCGTTGTAGGTCTGGACATTGGAACTACAAAGATTTGTGCCATTGCTGCTGAACTTGACAGTAAGGATATCCTTAATGTTATAGGCGTTGGAACCGCAAAATCCGAAGGTTTGCGCAAAGGGGTGGTTGTTAACATTGAAAAAACGGTCCAGGCCATTAAAAAGGCTGTGGAAGAATGTGAGTTGATGTGTGGACAACAAATAACCTCCGTTTATGCTGGAATTGCCGGTCATCATATTAAAGGACGAAACAGCCATGGAATGGTCACCGTCCATCATAACCGGACCATTACCGAAGAAGACATTCGGCGCGTCATTGATGCCGCCCAGATCCTTATTCCCAATGATCGGGAAGTTCTTCATATTCTCCCCCAGGAATTCATTGTAGACGATCAGGATGGAGTGCAGAATCCGCTCAATATGTCCGGAACCCGTCTGGAAGTGAATGTTCATATTGTCACAGGCTCTGTGACCTCAGCCCAGAATATTATCAAATGCTGTAACCAGGCAGGACTAGATGTTGAAGATATTGTGCTGGAACCACTGGCATCAAGTCAGGCCGTCCTGAGTTCTGATGAACAGGAAGTGGGCGTGGTTCTGGTGGATATTGGTGGAGGAACTACGGATATCACAATTTATTCCGAGGGAAGCATTGTTCATACGGCTGTTCTGGCATTGGGTGGAAATCATCTCACGCATGATATTGCCATTGGTTTGAAAACTCCTCTGGCTGAAGCTGAAGAACTCAAACATAAATATGGTGTCGCAATGACATCCATGGTGACCCCCGAAGAACTCATTGAAGTGCCAGGGGTCGGTGGAAGAAAAAACCGAACTATTCCTAAAATTGTTCTGGCAGAAATCATTGAAGATCGGTTCAGGGAAATTTTTGAGTTCATCGCCCAGGAAATAGAAAAATCACAATACAGAAGCGTCATGGCTTCCGGTGTGGTTATTACTGGTGGTACCTGCATCATGACTGGTGCGGATGAGTTGGCCTCTGATGTGCTGAATCTTCCGGTTCGTGTTGGATTCCCTGAACATATCGGCAAGTTGCAGGAATTGATCTACTCGCCCAAATACGCCACAAGCGTGGGACTTGTGCGTTATGGCCTGAACAGTCAGAGCAAATTACGTTTTTCCGGTGATGAATCAAATTTGTTTCATAAAGTTTCCCGGAGAATGAAAGACTGGTTGCATGAATTCTTTTAG
- a CDS encoding MoxR family ATPase: MPVPSASFQSLQTIQLQLETWFGRPSPVIRYSVASILAGGHVLLEDIPGVGKTTFAYMLSQVLGLQFQRIQFTSDLMPSDILGVEIYHKNSGSFEFQPGPIFRQLILADELNRASPKTQSALLQAMTDDFVDIGNHRHPLPQPFIIIATQNPVSFAGTYPLPESQLDRFLVRLSLGYPPAKVEKHLLRKASFHAGDIPEHEHAIQPLDVMRLRPCVDEVSVSDELVTYMHQLIELTRSHSKIRMGISLRGALMWMRLCKALALCFQRDYVIPDDIRNSFIPANQHRLIFSRQEHGEPVMLEILDSVPFPI; this comes from the coding sequence ATGCCTGTTCCATCGGCCTCATTCCAGAGCCTTCAGACAATCCAGTTGCAACTGGAAACATGGTTCGGACGTCCGTCACCTGTGATCCGGTATTCGGTGGCGTCTATTCTGGCCGGAGGTCATGTGCTGCTGGAAGACATCCCCGGTGTTGGTAAAACGACTTTTGCCTACATGCTCAGTCAGGTCCTGGGACTTCAGTTCCAACGTATCCAGTTCACATCAGATTTGATGCCATCTGATATCCTGGGTGTAGAAATTTATCATAAAAATTCCGGATCGTTTGAATTTCAGCCAGGACCTATTTTTCGTCAATTGATTCTGGCCGATGAATTAAACCGTGCCTCTCCCAAAACACAGTCCGCTCTGCTACAGGCCATGACGGATGATTTTGTGGATATAGGCAATCATCGCCATCCTCTTCCTCAGCCATTCATTATCATCGCAACTCAAAATCCGGTCAGTTTCGCGGGAACGTACCCTCTTCCTGAATCTCAACTTGATCGTTTTCTGGTCAGATTGTCTTTAGGCTATCCGCCTGCAAAGGTGGAAAAACACCTCCTCCGTAAAGCAAGCTTTCATGCCGGGGATATCCCGGAGCATGAGCATGCGATACAACCGCTGGATGTGATGAGACTTAGACCTTGTGTGGATGAAGTTTCTGTGTCTGACGAACTGGTGACCTACATGCATCAATTGATAGAACTCACCCGCTCGCATTCAAAAATCAGGATGGGAATCAGTTTACGCGGTGCCTTGATGTGGATGCGGTTGTGCAAAGCATTGGCACTATGCTTCCAGCGGGACTATGTCATACCGGATGATATCAGAAATTCTTTCATTCCAGCCAATCAGCATCGGTTAATATTTTCCAGACAGGAGCACGGAGAGCCTGTGATGCTGGAAATTCTGGACTCTGTTCCGTTCCCTATATAA
- a CDS encoding phosphoribosylglycinamide formyltransferase — MKPFPVGVLVSGSGTNLQAIINAQEKGNLPISIEVVISNKESAYALERAKNHGIPSFYISHKQYESREKFDQAMHEVLVAHGVELIVLAGFMRLVSPWFVTQWKMKIINTHPALVPSFPGVHAAKQALEYGVKITGCSVFFVDDGVDTGPVIIQAAVPVLSDDTEDSLQARIQVQEHQILPQAIHWIANKELKVEGRKIITPPILHR; from the coding sequence ATGAAACCTTTTCCTGTAGGAGTTCTTGTTTCAGGTAGCGGTACGAATCTGCAAGCCATCATCAACGCTCAGGAAAAAGGGAATCTCCCCATATCCATTGAGGTGGTGATTTCCAACAAGGAATCCGCCTATGCCCTGGAACGCGCAAAAAATCATGGCATCCCGTCTTTTTATATTTCACACAAACAATATGAATCCCGTGAAAAATTTGATCAGGCCATGCATGAAGTGTTGGTTGCCCATGGTGTGGAGTTGATTGTGCTTGCGGGTTTCATGCGCCTGGTTTCTCCATGGTTTGTGACACAATGGAAAATGAAAATCATCAACACACATCCCGCACTTGTTCCGTCTTTCCCTGGGGTACATGCGGCAAAACAGGCCTTGGAATATGGTGTCAAAATCACTGGTTGTTCGGTATTTTTTGTGGATGATGGGGTTGACACCGGACCTGTGATCATTCAGGCCGCAGTGCCTGTGCTTTCTGATGACACAGAAGATAGTCTGCAAGCGCGAATTCAGGTACAGGAGCATCAGATTCTACCTCAGGCAATCCACTGGATCGCCAATAAGGAATTGAAAGTGGAAGGCAGAAAAATTATCACGCCCCCAATTCTTCACCGATAA
- a CDS encoding HD domain-containing protein, whose translation MQIKSDIKPDSHQHDSVWLQFYFEINRLKLLYRQGWLKRGIPKEVCESVAEHSFGLALIALLLASQSPTPLNLEKVLTLALIHDLGEIHAGDITPVDGILSSEKYQLELASIKKTFEKLPNGQKYILLWEEYESGKSPEAEFIRQIDRLEMGLQACVYEWLEGNDLTEFMKSAESALELPPLKQIMDDIYRSRPTSF comes from the coding sequence ATGCAGATCAAGAGCGATATAAAGCCGGATTCGCATCAACACGATTCAGTCTGGCTTCAGTTTTATTTTGAAATCAACCGCCTCAAACTGCTTTATCGTCAGGGATGGCTCAAACGTGGTATCCCGAAAGAAGTCTGTGAGAGCGTTGCCGAACATTCCTTTGGCCTTGCATTGATCGCACTATTGCTGGCATCTCAGTCCCCCACTCCGCTCAATCTGGAAAAAGTTCTCACATTGGCATTGATTCATGACCTGGGTGAAATTCATGCAGGAGATATCACTCCTGTGGATGGAATTCTCTCATCTGAAAAATATCAACTGGAACTGGCTTCAATTAAAAAAACCTTTGAAAAACTTCCGAATGGACAGAAATATATTCTGTTGTGGGAGGAATATGAGTCAGGTAAATCACCTGAAGCAGAATTTATCAGGCAGATTGACCGTCTTGAAATGGGATTGCAGGCCTGTGTTTATGAATGGCTGGAAGGAAATGATCTGACTGAATTTATGAAATCCGCCGAAAGTGCTCTTGAACTCCCCCCACTGAAACAGATCATGGACGACATCTACCGTTCACGCCCAACGTCCTTCTAA
- the ftsZ gene encoding cell division protein FtsZ has protein sequence MKPVIENDDPVIKVFGVGGGGGNAVNRMVDSKVAGVHFIAANTDLQDLKKSKANFKLQLGAGSTSGLGAGAKPAVGHKAAEESMGQIREYAEGADMIFVTAGMGGGTGTGAAPVVAQIAREMKALTVGVVTMPFKFEGPQRRKNAEQGIEELKKYVDTLIVIPNDNLLGMITNRTSMEEAFRLADDVLRQGIQGISDLITSNGVVNLDFADVRTVMENKGKAVMGTGIASGENRAKKAAEKAIHSPLLSHCKITGAQGILINVVGNENLSLHEINEATSFIQQQAHEDAEIIWGTSINPDLSDQIMITVIATGFPDSPVDIAATPHVSVKEKVAVNLPGGSSWSPAVSTARHQSVPSQEMSFASKSAIQPGPMTDTQAKGSLSRTDTVMNTLKNPLLQPLEQIKKEQPAISPLGKNTEALNSTLSPREGFSPQLTANVQQKTIQTGMQSEQKIIEPPVMMVKDEEDGPQPEDMSTHTVKLTTVREIGRQLAQESGVAKSTTEQNKKVELNQTKRTVAPDVPEEKFYSVDSESEPMSDHYQMSQKEVPESATSKEKAPQWKPVTTRGYGLERDIPSFVKNQDPHKLLNNLDIPAYVRKLLRNQLSS, from the coding sequence ATGAAACCAGTAATTGAAAATGATGACCCGGTCATTAAGGTCTTTGGCGTCGGTGGCGGTGGCGGCAACGCAGTGAATCGCATGGTTGATTCAAAAGTCGCAGGAGTGCACTTTATAGCGGCTAATACAGATCTGCAGGATCTGAAAAAATCAAAGGCGAACTTTAAATTACAACTGGGGGCTGGCAGTACCAGTGGCTTAGGTGCCGGTGCGAAACCTGCCGTAGGTCACAAAGCGGCAGAAGAAAGCATGGGCCAGATCAGAGAATATGCTGAAGGCGCGGATATGATCTTCGTAACAGCCGGAATGGGTGGCGGAACAGGAACAGGGGCCGCTCCAGTTGTTGCACAAATCGCACGGGAAATGAAAGCACTCACCGTTGGGGTGGTGACAATGCCTTTTAAATTTGAAGGCCCTCAGCGTAGAAAAAACGCAGAACAGGGAATTGAGGAATTGAAGAAGTATGTGGATACACTCATTGTAATCCCTAACGATAACCTCTTGGGAATGATCACCAACCGAACTTCCATGGAAGAAGCTTTCCGGCTGGCCGATGATGTGTTGCGTCAGGGAATTCAGGGGATTTCAGATTTGATCACCTCTAATGGTGTGGTAAATCTGGATTTTGCTGATGTTCGAACGGTTATGGAAAATAAAGGCAAAGCTGTGATGGGAACAGGCATTGCGTCTGGTGAAAATCGCGCGAAAAAAGCGGCTGAGAAAGCCATTCATAGCCCACTGCTCAGTCACTGTAAAATCACAGGTGCCCAAGGGATTCTCATCAATGTGGTAGGGAATGAAAATCTTTCTCTGCATGAAATCAATGAGGCGACTTCTTTTATTCAACAGCAAGCTCATGAAGATGCTGAAATTATCTGGGGAACATCTATCAATCCTGATCTTTCGGATCAGATCATGATCACTGTTATTGCGACCGGTTTTCCGGATAGCCCTGTGGATATTGCGGCGACCCCTCATGTTTCTGTAAAAGAAAAAGTTGCTGTAAACTTGCCCGGAGGTTCATCCTGGTCACCAGCCGTTTCAACGGCACGCCATCAAAGCGTGCCATCACAGGAAATGTCATTCGCGTCAAAATCAGCCATTCAGCCTGGTCCAATGACAGATACTCAGGCAAAAGGTTCGCTATCGAGAACTGACACAGTGATGAATACGCTGAAAAATCCTTTGCTTCAGCCCCTGGAACAAATAAAAAAAGAACAACCAGCTATTTCGCCTTTGGGAAAAAACACTGAGGCTTTGAATTCAACATTATCTCCTCGAGAAGGGTTCTCACCTCAGTTGACTGCAAATGTTCAGCAGAAAACAATCCAAACCGGCATGCAGTCTGAACAAAAAATAATTGAGCCTCCAGTAATGATGGTCAAGGATGAAGAAGATGGCCCTCAACCAGAAGATATGTCTACTCATACTGTTAAATTGACAACTGTTCGTGAGATTGGGCGTCAACTGGCACAAGAATCAGGCGTTGCCAAATCAACAACAGAGCAGAATAAAAAAGTTGAACTGAATCAAACAAAAAGAACAGTTGCCCCGGACGTTCCGGAAGAAAAATTTTATTCAGTTGATTCTGAGTCTGAACCAATGTCAGATCATTATCAAATGTCTCAAAAAGAAGTCCCGGAAAGTGCGACTTCCAAAGAAAAAGCTCCTCAGTGGAAACCTGTTACAACCCGAGGATATGGACTTGAACGGGATATTCCCTCCTTTGTGAAGAATCAGGATCCACATAAACTGCTGAATAATCTTGATATTCCGGCTTACGTTAGAAAGTTGTTGCGCAACCAACTTTCTAGTTGA
- the trkA gene encoding Trk system potassium transporter TrkA — MSAIKNILVLGLGGVGLHVARRLVHEGYSVTAIEQSQALIRSASDSLDARIIHGSALDLGCWKAARAEKMDLIIAATDNDSLNMISSLIAERFGISKKIARVRSLDFGEKDSLLSTQDLKLDLMIHPEELVAQEISGLIRRTAGNDVIDIGDGQIKVFALKVRDGSPLIHKSIDEIQKSNADLPFRIIVIARGITSLIPPPDYTVLPNDQVFILVNGENLPRFMSQMGIEQRHIYRMMILGGGMVGRRVAELLQKNVDIKIIEKDADRAELLASELKNTQILNGDGTDANVLIMAGLLDMESFIATTGENETNIVSCLLAKHLMNKQNRDPRGTQGKTIALVNKEDYLVLAATIGLDVALSAKISAANEILKFIRRSEFLSVAHLHGVDVEVVELEASAKSAITKKPVSKFSSFGEQGVLVGGIIRNDRWHLATSDTQIESGDRVIMVCTSLALKEVQKMFY, encoded by the coding sequence ATGAGCGCAATTAAAAATATATTGGTACTGGGGTTAGGTGGTGTCGGCTTGCATGTCGCCAGACGCCTGGTTCATGAAGGCTATTCTGTGACTGCGATTGAGCAAAGTCAGGCGTTGATCCGCTCTGCCAGTGACAGTCTTGACGCGAGAATTATTCATGGTAGCGCTCTGGATCTGGGATGTTGGAAAGCGGCTCGTGCAGAAAAAATGGACCTGATCATTGCCGCGACTGATAATGATTCGCTGAACATGATTTCTTCACTGATTGCTGAACGTTTTGGTATTTCAAAGAAAATTGCCAGAGTCCGGTCCCTTGATTTTGGTGAAAAAGACTCTCTATTATCAACACAGGATTTGAAACTGGATTTAATGATTCACCCTGAAGAACTTGTTGCCCAGGAGATTTCAGGATTGATCCGGCGTACCGCGGGGAATGATGTGATTGATATTGGCGATGGACAAATCAAGGTGTTTGCCTTAAAAGTCAGGGATGGCTCACCACTGATCCACAAATCCATTGATGAAATTCAAAAATCAAATGCCGATCTGCCATTTCGTATCATTGTGATAGCAAGAGGTATAACATCGTTGATTCCACCTCCGGACTACACGGTCTTACCCAATGATCAGGTATTTATACTGGTCAACGGAGAAAATCTGCCCAGATTCATGTCCCAAATGGGCATTGAACAGCGTCATATCTATCGGATGATGATTCTTGGTGGTGGAATGGTCGGAAGGCGTGTTGCGGAGTTGTTACAAAAAAATGTGGATATCAAAATTATCGAAAAAGACGCGGATCGCGCAGAATTGTTGGCCTCTGAGTTGAAAAACACACAAATTCTGAATGGTGATGGAACTGATGCCAATGTACTGATCATGGCAGGACTGCTTGATATGGAATCCTTCATTGCGACAACCGGTGAAAATGAAACCAATATCGTAAGCTGTCTTTTGGCAAAGCATTTAATGAATAAACAGAATCGTGATCCTCGCGGCACACAGGGTAAAACCATCGCACTGGTGAACAAGGAAGACTATCTGGTGCTGGCAGCAACGATTGGTCTGGATGTCGCGTTGAGTGCCAAAATTTCAGCGGCCAACGAAATTCTTAAATTCATCAGACGCAGTGAGTTTTTATCAGTGGCACATCTTCATGGTGTGGATGTGGAAGTGGTTGAACTGGAAGCATCCGCCAAGTCCGCCATTACCAAAAAACCCGTCAGTAAATTTTCTTCATTCGGTGAGCAAGGTGTTCTGGTGGGTGGTATTATCCGGAATGATCGGTGGCATCTGGCGACCAGTGACACTCAAATCGAAAGTGGCGACCGTGTGATCATGGTCTGTACATCGTTGGCACTGAAAGAAGTACAGAAAATGTTTTATTGA
- a CDS encoding EamA family transporter encodes MLWLPLTLLTALCVSLMQVFQKQLLHQDLDEILLLWCVNLAAWPFMLMSLFWFGVPGWNMEATGILMISGVMNLLATFLSLKALKLSDISLTIPMLSFTPALMLLTSPLLLGEFPRPLGIAGIGLIVTGSYVLHLKNWSDGYLAPITAVFHEKGTRLMLLVALILSVLANIDKIGVQRTSTISWGVAVNTFLVIALTLLVVRKKKFSTALIHWKKLTTIGLLYVIASFSGLIAIQLTLASYMIAVKRTSILMSVFWGYLFFNEPQIKKRFIAAVIMVSGIILIAFQSQR; translated from the coding sequence ATGCTCTGGCTTCCTCTCACATTGCTGACCGCACTCTGTGTTTCTCTGATGCAGGTATTTCAGAAACAGTTGCTGCATCAGGATCTGGATGAAATTCTGCTATTGTGGTGTGTGAATCTTGCGGCATGGCCGTTTATGTTGATGTCCTTGTTTTGGTTTGGCGTTCCGGGATGGAACATGGAAGCAACAGGAATACTGATGATTTCAGGCGTAATGAATCTGCTGGCAACTTTTTTATCACTCAAGGCTCTCAAGCTTTCGGATATTTCCCTGACAATCCCAATGCTGTCATTCACTCCAGCATTGATGCTGCTCACGTCCCCCCTGCTATTGGGTGAATTCCCACGCCCTCTGGGAATTGCAGGAATTGGTCTGATTGTTACAGGCTCCTATGTTCTTCATCTGAAAAACTGGTCCGATGGTTATCTTGCGCCAATCACTGCTGTATTTCATGAAAAAGGCACACGATTGATGTTGCTGGTCGCACTGATTCTTAGCGTTCTGGCGAACATTGACAAAATCGGTGTCCAACGAACATCAACCATCTCATGGGGTGTCGCGGTCAATACGTTTCTGGTGATTGCGCTCACACTGCTGGTGGTGCGAAAAAAAAAGTTTTCAACAGCGCTGATTCACTGGAAAAAATTGACGACCATTGGGTTGTTGTATGTGATTGCCTCATTTTCCGGTTTGATTGCCATTCAATTGACACTGGCCTCGTATATGATTGCGGTCAAACGCACAAGCATCCTCATGAGTGTCTTCTGGGGCTATCTTTTTTTCAATGAACCCCAAATCAAAAAAAGGTTTATAGCCGCAGTCATTATGGTTTCCGGCATCATCCTGATCGCTTTTCAGAGTCAGCGATAG
- a CDS encoding ribose-phosphate pyrophosphokinase yields MHKQILVSNVSDASFALGIAHSQGQFIDISDLISLKTFANKEFCPRFLLDGVTEENLGYGLRGTSVYIISTASPHYSRDELAMRNCLIANAAKENGAEFVALVEPDLFYSAQDRGPRTLDHPQVIDFESRKKFTGQPCSAELYAHLLKTSGVDLVMTVHNHKPAVMRHIYEKTIGNANNPAQRCFINLDIAALVANYILRSGLVRLGNFGEHVGFVAPDRGAEDFVKKVREYTGLKNSVQVTIEKTRHGQREVELNIADDVELLKDRDVFILDDMVRTGGTIAANINLLSDNPKSRPANIFFYCTHTYISPEGRENLNNPKLTQFITTNTIPNILNRDDQGRLRKKTIVLKIEKWIASAISQCLSSPHHDPDEYYGLSSVPMAGSWYDADISSKNPVHHSPRVSQYEMMI; encoded by the coding sequence ATGCATAAACAAATTCTCGTGTCAAATGTGAGTGACGCTTCATTCGCCTTAGGTATTGCGCACAGCCAGGGACAGTTCATTGATATTTCAGATCTGATCTCACTCAAAACTTTCGCCAACAAGGAATTTTGTCCACGATTTCTTCTGGATGGCGTCACTGAAGAAAATCTGGGTTATGGGCTGAGAGGTACTTCTGTGTATATCATCTCGACCGCCTCGCCACATTACAGTCGTGATGAACTGGCAATGCGCAATTGTCTGATCGCCAATGCCGCCAAAGAAAACGGTGCTGAATTTGTCGCACTGGTTGAACCTGATTTGTTTTATTCCGCACAGGACAGAGGGCCCCGCACCCTGGATCATCCACAGGTCATTGATTTTGAGTCCAGAAAAAAATTTACCGGCCAACCCTGTTCCGCGGAATTATATGCCCATTTGCTGAAAACCTCAGGGGTGGATCTGGTCATGACCGTCCACAATCATAAACCAGCGGTAATGCGGCATATTTATGAAAAAACCATAGGGAACGCCAACAACCCCGCACAACGATGTTTTATCAATCTGGATATTGCCGCGCTTGTAGCTAATTATATTTTGCGCTCCGGATTGGTTCGACTCGGAAATTTTGGCGAACATGTTGGTTTTGTAGCACCAGACCGTGGAGCTGAAGACTTTGTAAAGAAAGTCAGAGAATACACAGGCCTGAAAAATTCAGTGCAGGTGACTATTGAAAAAACACGTCATGGTCAGCGCGAAGTGGAATTAAATATTGCTGATGATGTGGAATTGCTGAAAGACAGGGATGTGTTTATTCTGGATGACATGGTTCGAACTGGTGGGACTATTGCGGCCAATATCAATCTGTTGAGCGACAATCCCAAATCAAGGCCTGCCAATATCTTTTTTTACTGCACTCATACCTATATTTCGCCTGAAGGACGTGAAAATCTGAACAATCCCAAACTCACCCAGTTTATTACCACCAACACGATTCCAAATATTCTCAACCGGGATGATCAGGGACGGTTACGCAAAAAAACCATTGTGCTCAAAATCGAGAAATGGATCGCCAGCGCGATTTCTCAATGCTTGAGTTCTCCCCATCACGATCCTGATGAATATTATGGGTTGTCAAGTGTTCCGATGGCCGGTTCCTGGTATGATGCGGATATTTCATCGAAAAACCCTGTCCATCATTCCCCGAGGGTTTCCCAATATGAAATGATGATCTGA
- a CDS encoding FHA domain-containing protein: MMDSLNRAIGRVALGLVLVCGVVPWTFADSSFFSTPQIVAVDSINGYAGGLHHVFMEAVDDTGVALEGVNEESVALKINGTFAPFRQMVYRKQLFDLNTALLINLDLSDDTTGQVINSASRLLISKKLSGDKLLLNFNGAESGPSSFYEDRGELYVQFQKKTYGVSRRESFIDFLLSNIPSFPHAVNRRQWLIVISEDIDPPTPEFMNQWEKSRDLLKDNNITPLYVVLGENAANGWLFNWSQSTNGQFVSINSISELPVVMDKIINKLRGEYVLSYHLGFLGNKSHDLEIILKHKEQIYSMKSRVNATPVWPVSPTPVSIVISLSGLVLLFVGVFVRTRIVQSKLNHYLQPTFQILTPGEHDQLIPLEQKLYTLDFLTEINTRTNLRLSANLNKVNLSPQQNTFLLEDKNYKNALLINRRRIHRTLLQDGDILDIGEMTLLFRNPVSPMTSTEEAPVEVSLPVYRSKARGPIRKGIPTLVSENNRHEYFLIRSVIFIGSSDMNDLVLKGNDVSLKHAKIVRIGGQYKIQNLSHSQEGTLVNNRRVEHRFLRDGDEIAIGIFRFKFRIGLNNSPKAEASNDTA, translated from the coding sequence ATGATGGATTCTTTAAATCGGGCCATTGGACGGGTGGCTTTGGGTCTCGTCCTGGTCTGCGGAGTTGTCCCCTGGACATTCGCAGATTCTTCATTTTTTTCCACACCGCAAATTGTTGCGGTTGATTCGATCAATGGTTATGCGGGAGGTCTCCACCATGTGTTTATGGAGGCTGTCGATGACACGGGTGTGGCCTTGGAAGGGGTTAATGAGGAGAGTGTCGCCTTAAAAATCAACGGGACCTTTGCTCCTTTTCGTCAAATGGTTTATCGCAAACAGTTATTTGACCTCAACACGGCGCTCCTGATCAATCTGGACCTGAGTGATGATACGACGGGACAGGTTATTAACTCAGCCAGCAGATTACTCATTTCCAAAAAATTGAGTGGTGATAAACTTCTCCTGAATTTCAATGGCGCTGAATCAGGTCCCTCGTCTTTTTATGAAGACCGGGGAGAATTATATGTCCAGTTCCAAAAAAAAACTTATGGGGTCTCCCGACGAGAGTCTTTCATTGACTTTCTGCTCAGTAATATTCCTTCCTTTCCCCATGCAGTCAATCGTCGACAATGGTTGATTGTCATTTCAGAAGATATAGATCCACCGACTCCGGAATTCATGAATCAGTGGGAGAAATCGCGAGACCTGCTAAAGGACAATAACATCACTCCGTTGTATGTTGTTCTTGGTGAAAATGCCGCAAACGGATGGCTGTTTAATTGGAGTCAAAGCACCAATGGTCAGTTTGTTTCGATAAACTCCATTTCCGAATTACCAGTCGTGATGGATAAAATTATCAATAAACTGAGAGGGGAATATGTGCTGTCGTATCATCTCGGGTTTCTTGGAAACAAATCTCATGATCTGGAAATCATTCTCAAACACAAGGAACAGATTTATTCGATGAAGTCCAGAGTGAACGCAACGCCGGTCTGGCCGGTTTCGCCGACACCTGTTTCCATCGTGATCAGCCTGAGTGGTCTGGTGCTTTTGTTTGTGGGCGTTTTTGTCAGAACCAGGATTGTTCAATCCAAGCTGAATCATTATCTTCAACCAACCTTTCAAATTTTAACACCGGGTGAACATGATCAACTGATTCCTCTGGAACAGAAACTTTATACCCTGGATTTTCTTACAGAAATCAATACCCGGACAAATTTAAGACTTTCGGCAAATCTGAATAAAGTCAACCTGTCTCCTCAGCAGAATACCTTTTTGCTGGAAGACAAAAATTACAAGAATGCTTTGCTGATCAATAGACGCAGAATTCATCGAACCTTGCTTCAAGATGGTGATATTCTGGATATTGGAGAGATGACACTGCTGTTTCGAAATCCGGTTTCTCCCATGACATCCACGGAAGAAGCACCGGTTGAAGTTTCGTTACCTGTGTATCGAAGCAAGGCAAGGGGGCCCATACGCAAAGGAATTCCTACCCTTGTCAGTGAAAACAACCGGCATGAATATTTTCTCATCCGCAGTGTTATTTTTATTGGTTCTTCTGACATGAATGATCTGGTCCTGAAAGGAAATGACGTCTCGTTGAAACATGCAAAAATAGTCCGGATTGGTGGCCAATACAAAATTCAGAATCTAAGCCATAGTCAGGAAGGAACCCTAGTCAACAATCGCCGTGTTGAGCATCGTTTCCTCAGAGATGGCGATGAAATTGCCATAGGGATTTTTCGATTTAAATTCAGGATTGGATTGAACAATTCTCCAAAAGCAGAAGCCTCTAATGACACTGCATGA